From one Eucalyptus grandis isolate ANBG69807.140 chromosome 9, ASM1654582v1, whole genome shotgun sequence genomic stretch:
- the LOC120288111 gene encoding probable disease resistance protein At5g66900 gives MVDSTGAALGAAFQELFGLVKHLVMTIAAFRRQLKKIKATLVSIEPIIKDINKFNDQLDRGPEEMAPIKELLDKGKRLVDKCQKIHALNLCMKYKHSRRLAAFNAAVVEKFQLYMPLLGVRDGKEMSVGVKTIGEDVKEIGEDVKELKEWFVLVNGRALQSELETSSDLAVPAAPDFFVGSEVEASLRKLKEQLLEEGASVIVVTAPGGCGKTTLLKKLCHETAIKGKFKDKIMFVPISKKPNLTDIVQKMYQHNRLEVPKIKSEEGAVYCLQQLLKKIGQSPVLLVLDDVWKESESIVDKFVCDDNKDYKIVVTSRYEFPHIHSVHHLNPLTHDEAVELFRRCVTVDDRSTRPPDTQLLNEIVEHCKRLPLVIKVVAKSLRGKNYAFWKKKLRELSEGHSLLDLDTEILACLRKSLDDLDGDPSIKKRFMDLGSFPEDCKIPATALIDMWVQLYELDFDGVDAATDLHELDYRNLADLVLPRRDSKDDDESYRSHYVMQHDLLRELAIMECNQGEVMNRERLILDLMGNNFPNWWIEQKQQPLHARLVSISTDGKFSTPWPNLKLPVVEALVLNFRTNMQTKTYALPEFIANSPMLKALIVTNYSFFPVELGNFHVIGSNLRRIRFERVTVPFLSMGKLCLHDLEKISFFMCDISQASTSTNAKISDAMPNLKELDMDYCNDLVRLPDDICEIKPLQKLSITNCHNFSALPEQIGQLAYLEVVRLNSCTALSRLPDSIRSLQNLRLLDIPECLNLTALPDQIGHMVSLYRINMRGCLKLSGLPKSIVKLRNLRKVVCEEEKAVLWGPLKNTLSQLDITLFEEEPNLDWLE, from the exons CCGATCAAGGAACTGTTGGATAAAGGCAAACGACTGGTCGACAAGTGCCAGAAGATCCACGCGCTCAATCTGTGTATGAAGTATAAGCACTCGAGAAGGCTGGCCGCCTTCAACGCGGCAGTCGTGGAGAAGTTCCAGCTTTACATGCCGCTCCTGGGTGTGAGGGACGGAAAGGAAATGTCGGTGGGCGTGAAGACGATCGGGGAAGACGTGAAGGAGATCGGGGAAGACGTGAAGGAGCTCAAGGAATGGTTCGTGCTAGTGAACGGCAGGGCCCTCCAGAGCGAGCTTGAGACTTCGAGCGACCTTGCGGTCCCTGCAGCGCCCGATTTCTTTGTCGGTTCAGAGGTGGAGGCATCCTTGAGGAAGCTCAAGGAGCAGTTGCTTGAGGAGGGAGCGTCTGTGATTGTTGTGACCGCCCCGGGTGGGTGTGGGAAGACCACTCTGCTTAAGAAATTGTGTCATGAAACGGCAATCAAAG GCAAATTTAAGGACAAAATTATGTTCGTCCCTATCTCGAAGAAGCCCAACCTGACAGACATTGTCCAGAAAATGTATCAACACAATCGTTTAGAGGTACCCAAGATTAAATCAGAAGAGGGTGCAGTTTATTGCTTGCAGCAGCTGCTCAAGAAAATAGGACAAAGTCCTGTGTTGCTCGTGCTGGACGATGTCTGGAAAGAATCGGAATCCATAGTTGACAAATTTGTCTGCGATGATAACAAAGATTACAAAATCGTGGTGACATCAAGATATGAGTTTCCTCATATCCATTCTGTGCATCACCTGAACCCACTGACTCATGACGAAGCTGTGGAACTTTTTCGTCGATGTGTTACTGTTGATGATAGAAGCACGCGTCCACCAGATACTCAGCTCTTGAATGAG ATAGTGGAACACTGTAAGCGATTGCCATTGGTTATTAAAGTCGTTGCCAAGTCTCTCCGAGGAAAGAATTatgcattttggaaaaaaaagctTCGTGAATTGTCCGAAGGTCATTCTCTTCTTGATTTGGACACCGAGATTCTAGCTTGCCTCAGAAAGAGCTTGGATGATTTGGATGGTGACCCTTCGATCAAGAAACGTTTCATGGACCTCGGCTCATTCCCGGAGGACTGCAAGATCCCCGCCACTGCCCTTATTGATATGTGGGTGCAATTGTACGAGCTAGATTTCGATGGTGTGGACGCTGCTACTGACCTCCATGAACTCGATTACAGGAACCTAGCTGATCTCGTATTACCCAG GAGAGATTCAAAAGACGATGACGAATCTTACCGTAGCCACTATGTTATGCAGCATGATCTGCTTAGAGAGCTGGCTATCATGGAGTGCAACCAGGGGGAAGTAATGAACAGAGAGAGACTCATTCTAGACTTGATGGGAAATAACTTTCCCAATTGGTGGATAGAGCAAAAGCAACAACCTCTCCATGCTCGTCTAGTGTCCATCTCCACAG ATGGAAAATTCTCAACACCTTGGCCAAATCTCAAATTGCCTGTAGTTGAGGCTCTTGTCTTGAATTTTCGGACCAACATGCAAACCAAAACCTATGCTTTGCCTGAATTCATCGCAAATTCCCCCATGCTCAAGGCCTTGATAGTAACAAACTATAGCTTCTTTCCCGTTGAGCTGGGCAACTTCCATGTCATCGGGTCCAATTTAAGGAGGATCAGGTTTGAGCGTGTCACGGTTCCATTCCTAAGCATGGGAAAATTATGCTTGCATGATTTAGaaaagatatcatttttcatgtgCGACATTAGTCAGGCTTCGACGTCGACCAATGCCAAAATCTCAGATGCAATGCCAAACTTAAAGGAGCTCGACATGGACTATTGCAACGATCTTGTGAGATTACCAGATGACATCTGTGAGATAAAGCCTTTACAGAAGCTTAGCATCACAAATTGCCATAATTTCTCTGCTCTCCCTGAACAAATTGGGCAATTAGCATATCTTgaagtggttcggcttaattctTGCACAGCCTTGTCACGGTTACCAGACTCAATTAGAAGCCTACAAAATCTGAGACTTCTCGATATACCTGAATGCCTGAATCTGACCGCATTGCCTGATCAAATTGGTCATATGGTTAGTCTCTATAGGATAAACATGAGAGGATGTTTGAAGTTGTCTGGATTGCCAAAGTCAATTGTAAAGTTGAGGAACTTAAGGAAGGTGGTTTGTGAGGAAGAAAAAGCTGTCCTGTGGGGTCCTCTTAAGAACACTCTCTCTCAATTGGACATAACTCTCTTTGAAGAAGAACCCAACTTAGATTGGCTTGAGTGA